One Maribacter cobaltidurans genomic window carries:
- a CDS encoding group III truncated hemoglobin, producing MVNKPELKNRKDIAHLVSIFYEKVRKDATLAPIFNGIITDWDAHLEILTDFWESQLFMKRKYIGDPIKAHQKTDDFMGNTMTMEHFGIWLNLWFATLDELFSGETVWIAKNRARKMNTMLFMKIYEHRNSK from the coding sequence ATGGTAAACAAACCCGAACTCAAAAACAGAAAAGATATAGCTCACCTAGTGAGCATCTTTTACGAAAAGGTAAGAAAGGATGCCACTCTTGCCCCCATCTTCAACGGTATAATTACTGATTGGGATGCCCACTTGGAAATCTTGACAGATTTTTGGGAATCGCAGCTGTTCATGAAAAGAAAGTATATCGGGGACCCCATTAAGGCCCATCAAAAAACAGATGATTTCATGGGCAATACCATGACCATGGAGCACTTTGGCATATGGCTAAATCTTTGGTTCGCTACCCTAGACGAGCTTTTTTCAGGTGAAACGGTTTGGATAGCAAAAAATAGGGCCCGGAAAATGAATACTATGCTGTTCATGAAAATATATGAGCATCGTAACTCCAAATAA
- a CDS encoding Gfo/Idh/MocA family protein codes for MNNKNSRRSFIKKATLTSAAVTSAPYIFASNFEERLLLTRDYIPQNYSANDRINLALIGTGIQGIYDTQSALRVDGVQLVAACDLYTGRLERAKELWGDSIFTSRDYRDILNRKDIDAVIIATPDHWHQKITIDALKAGKHVYCEKPMVQKAEEGEAIINAQKASGKICQIGSQGMSSLGNEKAKQLYEEGAIGDIVMLDMYNDRYSAEGAWQYPIPPDANPETVDFDTFLGKAPKVPFEPKRFFRWRNYQDYGTGVAGDLFVHAFSTLNYVISSQGPNRALATGGLRYWKDGRDVPDVSITLYDYPRTDTHAAFNAAFRINFIAGSGGGGGFKLIGTEGEMEVGQNSVSVKRSKLNMIPQGYSMVSFTEDMQKKIREGYAQENLEPRSSSLSTGTTTWEAERDYKGGHYDHFNNFFTAIRNNGSVIEDPTFGLRAAGAALLANESYYKKQPVNWDPVKMMLT; via the coding sequence ATGAACAACAAAAACTCCCGAAGGTCCTTTATCAAAAAAGCTACCTTAACCTCAGCTGCCGTAACATCCGCCCCATATATTTTCGCTTCGAACTTTGAAGAAAGGCTTTTACTTACAAGAGATTATATACCTCAAAATTATAGTGCCAATGACCGTATTAACCTTGCACTGATAGGAACGGGCATACAGGGCATATATGATACCCAAAGTGCATTAAGGGTCGATGGTGTACAATTGGTGGCCGCATGTGATTTGTATACAGGCCGCTTGGAGCGTGCCAAGGAACTTTGGGGCGATTCTATTTTTACGTCCAGGGACTATAGGGATATTTTGAATAGAAAAGATATTGATGCAGTTATTATTGCGACACCTGATCATTGGCATCAGAAGATTACAATCGATGCCTTAAAGGCGGGAAAGCACGTCTACTGTGAAAAACCTATGGTGCAAAAGGCAGAAGAAGGCGAGGCTATAATAAATGCGCAAAAAGCTAGCGGTAAAATATGCCAAATTGGAAGCCAGGGTATGTCTTCCTTAGGGAACGAAAAAGCCAAACAATTGTATGAGGAAGGGGCAATAGGTGATATCGTCATGTTGGATATGTATAACGATAGGTATTCCGCCGAAGGCGCATGGCAGTATCCCATACCGCCAGATGCAAATCCGGAAACCGTCGACTTCGACACTTTTTTGGGAAAGGCCCCCAAAGTACCTTTTGAGCCCAAGCGCTTTTTTAGATGGCGAAACTATCAGGATTATGGTACCGGTGTGGCGGGTGATTTGTTCGTTCATGCCTTCTCCACCTTAAATTATGTCATAAGCTCACAAGGTCCAAACAGGGCATTAGCCACGGGCGGACTCAGATATTGGAAAGACGGCAGGGACGTCCCGGATGTTTCCATTACCTTGTATGACTACCCCAGGACCGACACCCATGCTGCCTTCAATGCGGCTTTTAGAATCAATTTCATTGCCGGAAGTGGAGGAGGTGGAGGATTTAAACTTATAGGTACCGAGGGCGAAATGGAAGTAGGCCAAAATTCCGTTTCGGTAAAGCGCTCCAAACTGAACATGATACCGCAAGGTTATTCCATGGTATCCTTTACCGAAGACATGCAGAAAAAAATCCGTGAAGGATATGCACAGGAAAATCTGGAACCAAGGTCATCTTCCCTAAGCACTGGAACAACAACTTGGGAGGCGGAAAGGGATTATAAAGGTGGGCATTATGACCACTTTAATAACTTTTTTACCGCAATACGAAACAACGGTTCCGTAATTGAAGATCCTACATTTGGTTTAAGAGCGGCAGGTGCCGCCCTATTGGCCAATGAAAGCTACTATAAAAAACAACCTGTCAACTGGGATCCCGTAAAAATGATGCTAACATAA
- a CDS encoding universal stress protein, translating into MKSIIVPIDFSEISENAFEVAASIAKKNDATLYVLHMLELNQAMLTSTEGFHPEQTVFLIKLAEKRLNDFLDKPYLKGVKVEPIIKHYKVFGEISNVAEENNVDLIVMGSQGADGLKEMFVGSNTEKVVRNSDIPVLVIKSKAKDFNPKQMVFACDLKSENIHALQRAKSIADSFSAELKLVYINTPGDDFLSTAEIQQRIKSFCDLVGFDLLIAIYNDYNVERGVLNFGMESNADMIGVPTHGRTGLSHFFMGSIGEDIANHANLPVVTFKI; encoded by the coding sequence ATGAAAAGTATAATCGTTCCCATAGATTTTTCTGAAATATCAGAGAATGCCTTTGAAGTGGCAGCTTCCATTGCCAAGAAAAACGATGCAACCTTGTATGTACTCCATATGTTGGAGTTGAATCAGGCAATGCTAACTTCTACGGAGGGTTTTCATCCAGAGCAAACGGTTTTCCTTATTAAACTGGCAGAAAAAAGATTGAACGACTTTTTGGACAAACCGTACTTGAAGGGGGTTAAGGTAGAGCCGATAATTAAACACTATAAAGTTTTTGGGGAAATAAGCAATGTTGCCGAAGAAAACAATGTCGATTTGATTGTTATGGGAAGCCAAGGTGCGGATGGGCTCAAGGAAATGTTCGTAGGGTCCAATACTGAGAAAGTAGTTAGAAACTCTGATATTCCCGTTTTGGTCATTAAGTCCAAGGCAAAGGATTTCAATCCCAAACAAATGGTTTTTGCCTGTGATTTGAAAAGCGAGAATATTCATGCCTTGCAAAGGGCCAAGTCGATTGCCGATAGTTTTTCGGCAGAATTGAAACTGGTGTATATAAACACCCCTGGAGATGATTTTTTAAGTACCGCCGAAATTCAACAACGAATAAAATCATTTTGCGACCTGGTCGGTTTTGATCTCCTTATAGCCATTTATAACGACTACAACGTAGAACGAGGTGTACTGAATTTTGGAATGGAGAGCAATGCCGATATGATCGGTGTCCCCACCCATGGAAGAACAGGCCTGTCCCATTTTTTTATGGGCAGTATAGGAGAGGATATTGCTAACCATGCAAACTTACCTGTGGTAACCTTTAAGATTTAG
- the hemN gene encoding oxygen-independent coproporphyrinogen III oxidase → MCNLIQKYNIPGPRYTSYPTVPFWDIHSFSGKKWEATVKKSFSESNAKEGISLYIHLPFCESMCTFCGCHKRITKRHDVEVPYINTLLKEWSLYLELFDERPVVKELHLGGGTPTFFSPENLKMLINGLFRKADRAEGYEFSFEGHPNNTTKEHLQALYDVGFRRVSFGVQDYNETVQKAIHRVQSFENVKNVTDWAREIGYTSVGHDIIFGLPHQTLEHVLETIAKTKSLMPDRLAFYSYAHVPWLKGNGQRGYKDSDLPSAEQKRQQYEAGKLELAKAGYVEIGMDHFALETDSLYHSMQNKKLHRNFMGYTASKTQLMVGLGASSISDSWYGFAQNVKSLEEYQHLVENNIIPIFRGHILTDEDIVIRKHILNLMCQLETIWFGESMQFKALPVVMDRLKEMEEDGLLEITPYQLRITQKGRPFVRNICMAFDIKLHEKAPETRLFSMTI, encoded by the coding sequence ATGTGCAATCTTATTCAAAAATATAACATTCCTGGTCCTAGGTATACTAGTTACCCAACGGTGCCATTTTGGGATATTCATTCATTTTCCGGTAAAAAATGGGAGGCTACCGTGAAGAAAAGCTTTTCGGAATCCAACGCCAAGGAAGGCATCAGTCTTTATATTCATTTACCTTTTTGTGAAAGTATGTGTACGTTTTGTGGATGTCATAAGCGTATCACCAAAAGGCACGATGTAGAGGTTCCTTACATTAACACACTGCTGAAGGAATGGTCCCTTTATCTGGAACTTTTTGATGAAAGACCCGTTGTTAAGGAATTACACCTGGGTGGAGGTACTCCAACATTCTTTAGTCCGGAAAACCTAAAAATGTTGATCAACGGTCTTTTTAGAAAAGCGGATAGGGCAGAAGGGTATGAGTTTAGTTTTGAAGGGCACCCCAACAACACCACTAAGGAACATCTTCAAGCACTATACGATGTTGGATTTAGAAGGGTCAGCTTTGGGGTTCAGGATTATAACGAGACCGTACAAAAGGCCATTCATAGGGTACAGTCCTTTGAAAATGTAAAAAATGTTACGGATTGGGCAAGGGAAATTGGGTATACTTCCGTTGGACACGATATTATCTTTGGGTTGCCACACCAAACCTTGGAACATGTTTTGGAAACCATAGCGAAAACCAAATCCTTGATGCCCGACCGATTGGCATTTTATAGTTACGCTCATGTTCCATGGCTTAAGGGTAATGGACAAAGAGGGTATAAGGATTCTGATTTACCATCCGCAGAACAAAAACGACAGCAGTATGAAGCTGGAAAACTGGAGTTGGCCAAAGCTGGTTATGTGGAAATAGGAATGGATCATTTCGCCTTGGAGACAGATAGCCTCTATCACTCCATGCAAAATAAAAAACTACATAGGAATTTTATGGGTTATACGGCTTCCAAAACACAATTAATGGTAGGGCTTGGAGCATCCAGCATAAGTGATAGCTGGTATGGTTTTGCCCAAAACGTAAAGAGTCTGGAGGAATATCAACATTTGGTGGAGAATAACATCATACCCATTTTTAGAGGTCATATTTTAACTGATGAAGATATCGTTATAAGAAAACATATTCTTAATTTAATGTGCCAATTGGAGACTATCTGGTTCGGGGAATCAATGCAATTCAAAGCGCTTCCTGTCGTTATGGACAGGTTGAAGGAAATGGAAGAGGATGGACTTTTGGAAATAACTCCCTATCAATTAAGAATTACCCAAAAAGGAAGGCCTTTCGTTCGCAATATCTGTATGGCCTTCGATATAAAATTACATGAAAAGGCTCCTGAAACAAGACTATTTTCAATGACGATCTAA
- a CDS encoding nucleotidyltransferase family protein, translated as MTLLLMAAGSGSRYGKLKQFDDLGPEGEFLMEFAIYDAIQNNFEQIVVITKKENVSFLENHLRERLPKNIKLNVLAQELTDLPNGVDYKGDRQKPWGTAHAVWTARNVINGPFVVLNADDYYGQVVYKKAADFIKSNNEAYALLGYTLKDTLSEHGSVSRGVCKVEGDNLVSVNERLKLVEKGDKIVDEDTGLEFTGDEQASMNFWVCRPSIFDKIDAELKVFLQDEDKIASSELYLPFMIQEMLQANEAEVKCIPSGAEWFGVTYASDREKAVQNLKEKTEQGLYRTPLW; from the coding sequence ATGACATTACTTTTAATGGCCGCCGGTAGCGGTAGTAGATACGGAAAGCTTAAGCAATTTGATGATTTGGGCCCAGAGGGAGAATTCCTAATGGAATTCGCCATCTACGATGCCATTCAAAACAACTTTGAACAAATAGTGGTCATTACCAAAAAAGAAAATGTTTCCTTTTTGGAAAACCATCTAAGGGAAAGATTACCCAAAAACATAAAACTAAATGTCCTTGCCCAGGAATTAACGGATCTGCCGAATGGAGTGGATTATAAAGGTGACCGGCAAAAACCTTGGGGAACGGCACATGCCGTTTGGACGGCTAGAAATGTAATCAATGGACCTTTTGTTGTACTGAACGCTGATGATTATTACGGACAGGTCGTTTATAAAAAAGCGGCCGACTTCATAAAATCCAATAACGAGGCATACGCCCTTTTGGGATATACCTTAAAGGATACACTATCTGAACACGGTTCCGTTTCAAGAGGAGTATGTAAGGTAGAGGGCGATAATTTAGTTTCTGTAAACGAGCGATTAAAACTAGTAGAAAAAGGTGATAAAATTGTTGATGAGGATACCGGACTCGAATTTACGGGTGACGAACAAGCCAGTATGAATTTCTGGGTTTGTAGGCCTTCCATTTTTGATAAAATAGATGCTGAGTTGAAGGTATTCCTGCAGGATGAGGACAAAATAGCTTCAAGCGAACTCTATCTGCCTTTTATGATACAGGAAATGTTACAGGCGAACGAAGCCGAGGTAAAGTGTATTCCTTCCGGTGCGGAATGGTTTGGGGTTACCTATGCCAGTGACCGCGAGAAGGCCGTACAGAACCTTAAAGAAAAAACGGAACAGGGGCTGTATAGAACTCCTTTGTGGTAG
- a CDS encoding UDP-2,3-diacylglucosamine diphosphatase codes for MKKRPVDIVVISDVHLGTYGCHANELLKYLKSISPKEVILNGDIIDIWQFSKRYWPKSHMKVIKYFMGWIAKGVKIHYITGNHDEMLRKFTGLQIGSLSIVNKVVLPLHDKKAWFFHGDVFDVTMQHSKWVAKLGAKGYDFLILLNRAINFLSKKLGKGPISMSKKIKNGVKSAVKFINNFELTASEIAIENGYGYVVCGHIHQPEIRKIKTDKGEVTYLNSGDWIENLTALEYNEGQWSQYSFYKDHEIQSQLDETIDDYPVLEKAELFQSLMDEFRTSGLIKIK; via the coding sequence ATGAAAAAAAGACCTGTTGATATCGTTGTTATATCCGATGTACATTTGGGCACTTATGGGTGTCACGCAAACGAACTTTTAAAATACCTCAAAAGCATCTCCCCGAAGGAAGTCATTCTGAACGGTGATATAATTGACATATGGCAGTTTAGCAAACGCTATTGGCCCAAATCGCACATGAAAGTGATAAAGTATTTTATGGGTTGGATCGCCAAAGGGGTAAAGATTCACTATATAACTGGCAACCACGATGAAATGCTTAGAAAGTTTACCGGGCTCCAAATCGGGTCCCTGAGTATCGTCAATAAAGTGGTACTCCCCTTACACGATAAAAAGGCTTGGTTCTTTCATGGAGATGTCTTTGACGTTACCATGCAACACTCCAAATGGGTCGCCAAATTAGGAGCCAAAGGCTATGATTTTTTGATACTTCTCAACAGGGCCATTAATTTTTTAAGCAAGAAATTGGGAAAGGGGCCCATTTCCATGTCCAAAAAAATTAAAAACGGAGTGAAGTCCGCAGTAAAGTTCATTAACAATTTTGAATTGACCGCTTCCGAAATTGCCATAGAAAACGGCTATGGTTATGTGGTCTGTGGGCATATCCATCAACCCGAAATACGAAAAATCAAAACGGACAAAGGAGAAGTAACCTATCTAAATTCTGGTGATTGGATTGAAAACTTAACGGCACTTGAATATAATGAAGGGCAGTGGAGCCAGTATTCATTCTACAAGGACCATGAAATCCAAAGCCAATTGGATGAAACCATTGACGATTATCCTGTTTTGGAAAAAGCGGAACTTTTTCAAAGCCTGATGGACGAATTCCGCACCAGCGGATTGATAAAGATAAAATAG
- a CDS encoding glycosyltransferase family protein: protein MQVLYAIQGTGNGHLSRARDVIPALLKEGIALDILISGTQADIQIPYPIKYQCKGLSFIFGKKGGVDMWKTYLKSNTLRLQKEIKSIPVNKYDLIINDFEPITAWACKMTDKPCFSFSHQSAVLMEKAPKPKKTDALGKMILKSYAPASHRFGLHFKAYEKDIFTPIIRSDIRNAQIREGEHYTVYLPSYSDGKIIHFLSQIPNVKWDVFSKHNTKEVVTKNLSIRPITNEAFVDSMANSRGVLCGAGFETPAEALFMQKKLMVVPMKGQYEQQCNAAALAEMDIPVIRSLKEKHLPKVMDWVDSHHKAKVDYPNITSEIVQSLLKVSLQVTD, encoded by the coding sequence ATGCAGGTATTATACGCCATTCAAGGTACAGGCAACGGGCATTTAAGTAGGGCCAGGGACGTAATCCCAGCCTTGCTAAAAGAAGGTATTGCCTTGGACATTCTTATAAGCGGCACCCAAGCGGATATCCAGATTCCCTATCCTATAAAATATCAATGTAAGGGATTAAGCTTCATCTTTGGAAAAAAGGGCGGCGTAGACATGTGGAAGACCTATCTAAAATCCAACACCTTACGATTACAAAAAGAAATAAAAAGTATACCCGTCAATAAATATGATTTGATCATTAACGATTTTGAACCGATAACTGCCTGGGCCTGTAAAATGACGGACAAACCCTGTTTTAGTTTTAGCCATCAATCGGCAGTCTTGATGGAAAAGGCTCCCAAACCCAAAAAAACCGATGCCCTAGGAAAAATGATTCTGAAAAGCTATGCACCTGCTAGTCACAGGTTCGGACTACATTTTAAAGCCTACGAAAAGGACATTTTCACCCCTATAATAAGATCCGACATACGTAATGCCCAAATCCGTGAAGGCGAACATTACACGGTCTATCTTCCTTCCTACAGCGATGGAAAAATTATTCACTTCCTTTCACAAATACCCAATGTAAAGTGGGATGTTTTTTCAAAGCATAACACCAAGGAAGTGGTAACAAAAAACTTGAGTATTAGACCTATTACCAACGAAGCCTTCGTTGACAGTATGGCCAATAGTCGGGGGGTTTTGTGTGGAGCAGGATTTGAAACTCCTGCAGAGGCCCTGTTCATGCAAAAAAAATTAATGGTCGTTCCTATGAAGGGCCAGTATGAGCAACAATGTAATGCAGCCGCACTGGCAGAAATGGATATACCCGTAATACGGTCTCTTAAGGAAAAACACCTTCCCAAGGTAATGGACTGGGTGGACTCCCACCATAAGGCTAAAGTGGATTACCCCAATATCACGTCAGAAATTGTACAAAGTTTACTCAAGGTCAGCTTACAAGTCACTGATTGA
- a CDS encoding GH1 family beta-glucosidase codes for MSKKICASDFGENFIWGVSTAAFQIEGAHDKHGKGPSIWDMFTLKKGKIHKNQTAKVSCDFYHRYKEDILLMKSMNIENFRFSIAWSRILPTGTGTINPDGINFYNNVIDFCLSLNITPWITLYHWDLPYELESKGGWTNRKILDWFTEFVEVCAKAFGDRVKHWMVLNEPMVFTGGGYFLGVHAPGKKRMKNFLPAVHHAQLSQAVGGRALRKLITDAKIGTTYSCSYIVPKNNSPKNLKTARKADALLNRLFIEPVLGLGYPMNDLPVLKRLAPYILPGDMEKSRFNFDFVGIQNYTREIIEHSYFVPYIGAKIIKAPKRNVRTTLMEWEVYPPSIYEMIRKYDAYSNMPDIIITENGAAFKDVFKKGKVKDKKRKKFLKDHLEQVLKAKNEGLNIHGYFVWTFTDNFEWAEGYNPGFGLVHVDFGTQKRTIKSSGRWYMKFLKN; via the coding sequence ATGTCAAAAAAGATATGTGCTTCAGACTTTGGGGAGAATTTTATATGGGGGGTTTCCACGGCCGCCTTTCAAATAGAGGGCGCCCATGACAAACATGGCAAAGGACCTTCTATCTGGGACATGTTCACGCTGAAAAAAGGAAAAATCCATAAAAATCAAACGGCCAAGGTTTCCTGTGATTTTTATCATCGGTATAAAGAGGATATCCTATTGATGAAATCCATGAATATCGAGAACTTCAGATTTTCAATAGCATGGAGTAGGATACTGCCAACTGGCACAGGAACAATTAATCCTGATGGCATCAATTTTTATAACAATGTCATCGACTTTTGCCTTAGTCTCAATATTACCCCATGGATAACCTTATACCATTGGGACCTACCCTATGAACTGGAATCCAAAGGGGGATGGACCAACAGGAAAATCCTAGATTGGTTTACCGAGTTTGTTGAAGTCTGCGCCAAGGCATTTGGGGATAGGGTTAAGCATTGGATGGTTCTCAACGAACCCATGGTATTTACGGGGGGCGGTTATTTTTTGGGAGTCCATGCACCGGGCAAGAAGCGCATGAAGAATTTTCTTCCCGCTGTACATCACGCCCAATTATCACAGGCCGTAGGAGGCCGTGCCCTAAGAAAATTGATTACCGATGCAAAAATTGGCACCACCTATTCCTGTTCGTACATCGTCCCAAAAAACAATTCCCCAAAAAACTTAAAAACGGCAAGAAAGGCAGATGCACTTTTGAACCGACTCTTCATAGAACCTGTTTTGGGTTTGGGATATCCCATGAACGATCTTCCTGTGTTAAAGAGATTGGCACCCTACATTTTGCCCGGTGATATGGAAAAAAGTCGTTTTAATTTTGATTTCGTCGGAATTCAAAATTATACCCGTGAGATTATTGAACATAGCTATTTTGTACCTTATATAGGTGCTAAAATTATTAAGGCACCTAAAAGAAATGTCAGAACAACTTTGATGGAATGGGAGGTATATCCACCAAGCATTTATGAAATGATACGCAAATACGATGCTTATTCGAATATGCCCGATATTATTATAACCGAAAACGGTGCTGCATTCAAGGATGTTTTTAAAAAAGGAAAGGTCAAGGACAAAAAACGCAAAAAATTTCTGAAGGACCATTTGGAACAGGTCTTAAAGGCCAAAAACGAAGGTCTCAACATTCATGGTTACTTTGTATGGACCTTTACCGATAACTTCGAATGGGCCGAAGGTTATAACCCCGGTTTCGGTCTGGTCCATGTAGATTTTGGTACCCAAAAGCGAACCATAAAGAGTTCCGGAAGGTGGTATATGAAGTTTCTAAAAAATTAA
- a CDS encoding acyl-CoA dehydrogenase family protein, protein MKTDLFEAPDYYNLDDLLSEEHLLVRDAARQWVKRDISPIIEEYAQKAEFPNQIIGGLAEIGAFGPYIPEEYGGAGLDQISYGLIMQEIERGDSGVRSTASVQSSLVMYPIYTYGTEEQRKKYLPKLASGEMMGCFGLTEPNHGSNPGGMETKFKDMGDHYLLNGAKLWISNSPFADIAVVWAKNEEGRIHGLIVERGMEGFSTPETHNKWSLRASATGELIFDNVKVPKENILPNKTGLGAPLGCLDSARYGISWGAIGAAMDCYDTALRYAKERVQFGKPIAAMQLQQKKLAEMITEITKAQLLAFRLGQLKNEGKATTAQISMAKRNNVEMAIKIAREARQVLGGMGITGEYSIMRHMMNLESVITYEGTHDIHLLITGADITGHQAFK, encoded by the coding sequence ATGAAAACAGACTTATTTGAGGCGCCGGATTATTATAATTTGGACGATTTATTGTCCGAGGAACATTTGTTGGTTCGTGATGCGGCTCGACAATGGGTCAAAAGGGACATTTCCCCAATTATTGAGGAATATGCCCAAAAGGCGGAGTTTCCAAATCAGATTATCGGTGGATTGGCGGAAATAGGTGCTTTTGGCCCTTATATTCCCGAGGAATATGGAGGAGCGGGCCTAGATCAAATCAGCTATGGTCTTATCATGCAGGAAATAGAACGAGGGGACAGTGGCGTGCGATCAACGGCCTCCGTTCAATCCTCCTTGGTGATGTATCCTATTTATACGTATGGTACTGAGGAGCAACGTAAAAAATATTTGCCCAAATTGGCCAGCGGTGAGATGATGGGCTGTTTTGGTCTTACCGAACCCAACCATGGCTCCAATCCCGGAGGAATGGAAACCAAATTCAAGGATATGGGAGATCATTATTTGCTTAATGGGGCAAAGTTGTGGATTTCCAATTCCCCTTTTGCCGACATTGCCGTGGTATGGGCCAAAAATGAAGAAGGTAGAATCCATGGGCTCATCGTAGAGCGGGGAATGGAGGGGTTTTCCACCCCGGAAACACATAACAAATGGTCTTTGAGGGCATCGGCTACAGGTGAACTTATTTTTGACAATGTAAAAGTGCCGAAGGAAAACATATTGCCAAACAAAACCGGTTTGGGAGCACCGTTGGGATGTTTGGATTCGGCCCGATATGGAATATCTTGGGGAGCCATAGGAGCAGCGATGGATTGTTATGATACGGCACTTAGATATGCCAAGGAACGTGTTCAATTTGGCAAACCTATTGCGGCCATGCAATTACAGCAAAAGAAATTGGCCGAAATGATTACGGAGATTACCAAAGCTCAATTATTGGCTTTTAGGCTAGGTCAACTCAAGAATGAGGGCAAGGCCACAACGGCACAGATTTCTATGGCGAAACGGAACAACGTGGAAATGGCCATTAAAATTGCTAGGGAAGCCCGACAGGTACTTGGAGGAATGGGTATTACGGGCGAATATAGCATTATGCGTCATATGATGAACTTGGAGAGTGTAATTACCTATGAGGGAACACACGATATACACCTCTTGATTACGGGAGCGGATATTACAGGTCACCAGGCCTTTAAATAA
- a CDS encoding tRNA1(Val) (adenine(37)-N6)-methyltransferase gives MNKPFKFKQFTVHQDRCGMKIGTDGVLLGAWTAVEQELESILDIGAGTGIISLMLAQRSDAPTIDAIEIDADAYEQCVDNFEASPWGNRLYCYHAGLDEFVDEIDDRYDLIISNPPFYSEAVASGDVSRDLARQNSALPFKELLQAVSILLSDSGIFSVIIPYKEETEFLKMAANFGLFPKRVTHIRGHMKTPFKRSLIEFSRTKEAVVAYELTIEKERHSYTQEYIDLTQDFYLKM, from the coding sequence ATGAACAAGCCATTTAAATTTAAACAGTTCACGGTACATCAAGACAGATGCGGGATGAAAATCGGAACGGATGGAGTGCTTCTTGGAGCATGGACGGCCGTGGAGCAAGAGTTGGAATCTATTTTGGATATTGGTGCGGGAACAGGAATTATTTCTTTGATGCTTGCCCAAAGAAGTGATGCTCCCACCATTGATGCCATTGAAATTGATGCAGATGCGTACGAACAATGCGTGGATAATTTTGAAGCATCTCCTTGGGGTAATCGACTGTACTGTTATCATGCAGGGTTGGACGAGTTTGTTGATGAAATTGATGATAGGTACGACCTCATAATAAGTAATCCCCCTTTTTATAGTGAAGCTGTCGCCAGTGGCGATGTTTCAAGGGATTTAGCACGACAAAACAGCGCTCTGCCTTTTAAAGAGTTGTTGCAAGCCGTATCCATTTTATTGTCGGACAGCGGTATTTTTTCGGTCATTATTCCATACAAAGAGGAAACGGAATTTCTCAAAATGGCCGCCAATTTTGGATTGTTTCCAAAAAGGGTAACCCATATTAGGGGTCATATGAAAACACCGTTCAAAAGGAGCTTGATCGAGTTTTCTAGAACAAAGGAAGCTGTTGTTGCCTATGAATTGACCATTGAGAAAGAACGCCATAGCTATACCCAGGAATACATTGATTTGACCCAGGACTTTTACTTAAAAATGTAA